ACCCggagggccaaatccggcccccgggccttgactttgacacattgaAACCATCTGCAGAGAAGATGAGCAGCTACCTTGAAGGTGGGCAGCATGAGGGACATATGACCTCCTCTGGAAATCAGGCCGAAGGAGATGGGACAGTGCGGTCTGAGCATGCCCAGTCGCTCCAGACAGATGCCATCCAGCTGTTCGTTGAGACCCCAGGCGTGGAGGCAGGACATGAAGAGCTTAGCCGTGTCCATGGTCAGGTTGTACTCCAGCAAACTCAAGGACTTTGATTTCTCCTCGCGCctcctcatctcctcctcttcctcatcgtCTTCATCTAACAGGTGCTCCTTGATGGTCTCCTTCATGGTCTCCTTCACCTGGTTAATGACAGAATATTTGTGTTTAAGACACCTTCATCCAGCAGCTGACTGCTGCGCCCATGGCAATACCTGCTTGAAGATTTTGTTTGCCAGGAAGGAGCCCCCCTTGTCTGCTCCAGCCTGACTCTTCTGGAGAGTTTCAGGAGACACGAGGGTTGGGTTTGGTCTCTGCGCCTCCTCCGTCAGAAGCTGGATGATCATTGCCTCCACGTCAAAGAACAGCACGTGCATGTCAGGGTCCGTCATGTTGGTCTTCATCGCCTGGACCACCAGGGAGTTGTGGGAATATTTTGGCAAGTTACCctgaaaaaaaagggttttgatCAAACAGTGATGAAGATCTCTCAGTGGGAATCCCTAAAAGAACCCATCTTTTCAACGTCTGATGCTCCAGAGGAACAATCCCAGACAGAACTGGGAGGTTTTCACTGCAGATATTCTGTCTAAACAAAGTTAAGTCCAATCATTATgggaaattgttttatttaaaacagaaataacttTTCCTATCCACATATATAGTTTGTATTAATAACGAGCACAAAACTTCCAAACGTTTGAAAGCCATTAAAAACTTCAAGCAAACATttgaaagatggaaaaaatcAGCAGCACAGAAGAATGGGGTTGAGCTGCTCCCACAATCCTTTGGGTCTTACTTCTCTGACTTCAGCGCTGTGCATTGTGCTTATCCAATTTTTNNNNNNNNNNNNNNNNNNNNNNNNNNNNNNNNNNNNNNNNNNNNNNNNNNNNNNNNNNNNNNNNNNNNNNNNNNNNNNNNNNNNNNNNNNNNNNNNNNNNNNNNNNNNNNNNNNNNNNNNNNNNNNNNNNNNNNNNNNNNNNNNNNNNNNNNNNNNNNNNNNNNNNNNNNNNNNNNNNNNNNNNNNNNNNNNNNNNNNNNNNNNNNNNNNNNNNNNNNNNNNNNNNNNNNNNNNNNNNNNNNNNNNNNNNNNNaatttatttatttaaattttccaaaaaaggtCTTCCCTTTTCCCTCTGAAATATCTCTTTTTAGGGATTTTAGCAACAAACATGAACTCTTTGGTGCTGGTGCACTAGTGCAGTACCGATGGTGCGCATAAGACAGACGTCCTTTGGCC
This genomic interval from Oryzias melastigma strain HK-1 unplaced genomic scaffold, ASM292280v2 sc03457, whole genome shotgun sequence contains the following:
- the LOC112140094 gene encoding WD repeat-containing protein 7-like — its product is MKTNMTDPDMHVLFFDVEAMIIQLLTEEAQRPNPTLVSPETLQKSQAGADKGGSFLANKIFKQVKETMKETIKEHLLDEDDEEEEEMRRREEKSKSLSLLEYNLTMDTAKLFMSCLHAWGLNEQLDGICLERLGMLRPHCPISFGLISRGGHMSLMLPTFKVAAHLLCRWFQCVKVKARGPDL